Proteins from one Gasterosteus aculeatus chromosome 11, fGasAcu3.hap1.1, whole genome shotgun sequence genomic window:
- the asphd1 gene encoding aspartate beta-hydroxylase domain-containing protein 2 codes for MHWSMNTLLLPPYIELGVHSLSGLLWTFLLLFLWHCYRMGSDLPMPGHAHGGKLKSGSRRSMMTRGGSCAGTKSSARSKLLRSDQITPFISMETEEDEEQGQGYLAPVLSHALFPGQASAEAKKRYEALQEYAKRYSWVGMGRIHKGLREQVRLNDLSAIQKPHLFFLPDVPSVPFFPRDAHRHDIEVLEANYSVIFAEFKAVYQRGIDSKQGWTSLGPKGHAVFPLYSAGVSVAANCRSCPRTYRTLLCLRTFISSNSLGSAGFWLLGPGATLGSSYGPTNTRLRCHLGLQTPPLCELVVGGEPQCWSEGHCLLVDDSFLHTVSHKGPSEAGPRVILSVDLWHPNVAAAERQALDFMFSPDL; via the exons ATGCACTGGTCAATGAACACACTGCTGTTGCCTCCATACATTGAGCTGGGCGTCCATTCTCTCAGTGGACTCTTGTGGACATTCCTGCTCCTCTTTCTGTGGCACTGTTATCGAATGGGCTCCGACCTGCCCATGCCAGGCCACGCACACGGGGGAAAGCTCAAGTCAGGCTCCAGGCGGTCCATGATGACCCGGGGCGGTAGCTGTGCTGGAACTAAATCCAGCGCACGGTCAAAGCTTTTGAGAAGTGATCAAATTACTCCCTTTatttccatggaaacagaggaggatgaggaacaGGGACAGGGCTACCTCGCCCCGGTGCTGAGTCATGCCTTGTTCCCTGGCCAGGCATCTGCAGAAGCCAAGAAACGGTATGAAGCACTGCAAGAGTACGCCAAGCGCTACAGTTGGGTGGGCATGGGCCGCATTCATAAAGGCCTCCGTGAGCAG GTCAGACTGAACGATCTCTCTGCCATACAGAAGCCTCATCTCTTCTTCTTGCCTGACGTCCCGAGTGTTCCTTTCTTTCCCCGAGATGCTCATCGACATGACATTGAGGTTTTGGAGGCAAACTACTCTGTTATCTTTGCTGAATTCAAGGCTGTGTACCAGAGAGGCATCGACTCAAAACAAGGCTGGACCAGTCTGGGACCAAAG ggccATGCAGTGTTCCCTTTGTACAGTGCAGGTGTCTCTGTGGCAGCAAACTGTCGCTCCTGTCCGCGCACCTACCGGACGCTTCTCTGTCTACGCACGTTCATAAGCAGCAACTCATTGGGATCTGCTGGATTTTGGCTGTTGGGGCCAGGAGCCACGTTGGGGAGCTCATACGGACCCACTAATACGCGCCTACGTTGTCACCTTG gtctgcagaccccccccctgtgtgagctggtggtgggaggggagcCTCAGTGCTGGTCAGAAGGACACTGCCTCCTGGTTGATGATTCGTTCCTCCACACCGTCTCCCACAAGG GGCCTTCAGAAGCTGGACCGCGTGTCATTTTGAGTGTGGACCTCTGGCATCCAAACgtggctgcagcagagagacaaGCTTTGGACTTCATGTTCAGCCCTGACCTCTGA